A genomic window from Cupriavidus basilensis includes:
- the rplL gene encoding 50S ribosomal protein L7/L12 → MAISKDDILEAVGSMSVMELNDLVKAFEEKFGVSAASMAVAAAPGAGAAAAEEQTEFNVILSEIGANKVGVIKAVREITGLGLKEAKDLVDGAPKAVKEGVDKAAAADAKKKLEEAGAKVEVK, encoded by the coding sequence ATGGCAATCAGCAAAGACGACATCCTCGAAGCCGTAGGCTCGATGTCCGTGATGGAACTGAACGACCTGGTCAAGGCGTTCGAAGAAAAGTTTGGCGTGTCCGCCGCTTCGATGGCCGTGGCTGCTGCCCCGGGCGCAGGCGCTGCTGCCGCTGAAGAGCAAACCGAGTTCAACGTTATCCTGTCGGAAATCGGCGCAAACAAGGTTGGCGTGATTAAGGCTGTTCGCGAAATCACCGGCCTGGGCCTGAAGGAAGCCAAGGATCTGGTTGACGGCGCACCGAAGGCTGTCAAGGAAGGCGTGGACAAGGCTGCTGCAGCTGATGCCAAGAAGAAGCTGGAAGAAGCCGGCGCAAAGGTCGAAGTCAAGTAA